From Scomber scombrus chromosome 21, fScoSco1.1, whole genome shotgun sequence, one genomic window encodes:
- the fam53b gene encoding protein FAM53B, producing MCVAMVIIYKKTLEKKGADDVTSKSTDLGSFQAQTMSQGTALFSCGLMETSRWGEVGHSCAIQQRPVGTSLESLWDVLPEVHKSSAHWGWDVGSTSSTITSLLQDLSLTEAASSHTTAPPSKRQCRSLSCSDELGGCRSTWRPQGSRVWTTVEKRRCHSGGSVQRGGAGGAQLCFPAMQRSSSFSLPARCNTLELPCFAQRLPYPSTFSCLTPSSSMPLSSEPSVQPLYLSHEQICVPEPHGPSPPSSPESTPELNRRGGQGGLARSRSQPCVLNDKKIGVKRRRPADTHKQRPSLDLAKMTQNLRNFHSLSCPGITGEDNCESSQALPTLRSTSQCDTDDSSMNERSLEDVQPLTKEGEITGNVPSDSTIEEADWNSTDGGEVTPETTNGKDNAPLWAGLCSMKKDVYQLGGELDIEQIERN from the exons AtgtgtgttgccatggtgatcATCTACAAgaaaacactggaaaaaaaaggtgCTGATGATGTAACATCCAAAAGTACAGATTTGGGCTCG TTCCAGGCGCAGACCATGAGCCAGGGGACTGCCCTTTTCTCCTGTGGACTCATGG AGACAAGCCGGTGGGGTGAGGTGGGTCACAGCTGTGCCATACAGCAGAGGCCAGTTGGGACCAGCCTGGAGAGCCTGTGGGACGTCCTGCCTGAGGTGCACAAGAGTTCTGCTCACTGGGGTTGGGATGTTGGCTCCACTTCTAGCACAATCACCAGCTTGTTGCAGGACCTCAGCCTGACTGAGGCCGCTTCTTCGCACACCACAGCACCTCCCAGCAAGCGCCAGTGCCGGTCCCTTTCTTGCTCAGACGAGCTCGGGGGCTGCCGCTCTACCTGGCGTCCTCAGGGCTCCCGTGTGTGGACAACAGTGGAGAAGAGGAGGTGCCACAGTGGAGGTAGCGTCCAGCGCGGCGGTGCCGGGGGTGCTCAGCTCTGCTTCCCAGCCATGCAGCGCAGCTCCAGCTTCAGCCTGCCCGCTCGCTGCAACACCCTGGAGCTGCCCTGCTTCGCCCAGCGTCTCCCTTACCCCTCCACCTTCAGCTGTCTGacaccctcctcctccatgcCCCTATCCTCAGAGCCCTCAGTGCAGCCCCTCTACCTCTCTCATGAACAAATCTGCGTCCCTGAGCCTCATGGACCCTCTCCACCCAGCTCCCCCGAATCCACTCCAGAGCTTAATCGCCGCGGTGGACAGGGAGGTCTCGCCCGTAGCCGCTCACAGCCGTGCGTCCTCAATGATAAGAAGATTGGCGTGAAGCGCAGGAGAccagctgacacacacaaacagaggcCTTCTTTGGATCTGGCCAAGATGACCCAG AATCTTCGGAATTTCCACAGCCTTAGCTGCCCTGGAATCACAGGTGAAGATAACTGCGAGTCAAGCCAGGCCCTCCCCACTCTCAGGAGCACCTCTCAGTGCGACACTGACGACTCGTCTATGAATGAACGCAGCTTGGAGGACGTTCAGCCTTTGACCAAAGAGGGTGAAATCACCGGGAACGTGCCATCGGATTCCACCATTGAGGAGGCGGACTGGAACTCCACAGATGGCGGCGAGGTGACGCCAGAGACAACCAACGGGAAGGACAACGCACCTCTGTGGGCAGGACTCTGTAGCATGAAGAAGGATGTGTATCAGCTCGGAGGCGAACTTGACATTGAGCAAATTGAGAGGAACTGA